A single window of Trichocoleus sp. FACHB-46 DNA harbors:
- a CDS encoding DsbA family protein: MSHDISEEASGDSPMEIQSERNSLVLPPSERDYRQGKLDANVVLVEYGDYQCLECKELYSLIKAIQAQLDVTFAEENYLCFVFRQFPQLQLHPQAQKAAAAALAAGAQGQFWQMHDMLFTHQQALGSGYLVEYANDLGLDICQFLRAISRQVHRDRINEDITSGMQSGVEAAPALFINGRRYRDRWDIEPLMAAIAPNSGD; the protein is encoded by the coding sequence ATGAGTCACGATATTTCTGAAGAAGCATCTGGCGATTCTCCAATGGAGATACAGAGTGAACGCAACTCGTTAGTGCTACCTCCCTCCGAGCGAGACTACCGCCAGGGAAAACTCGATGCCAACGTGGTGCTCGTTGAGTATGGAGATTATCAGTGTCTTGAGTGTAAAGAACTTTATTCCTTAATTAAGGCAATTCAAGCACAGCTTGATGTGACCTTCGCGGAGGAAAATTATCTATGCTTTGTGTTTCGGCAGTTCCCTCAACTTCAACTCCATCCTCAAGCTCAAAAGGCAGCGGCAGCAGCTCTAGCAGCAGGGGCACAGGGGCAGTTCTGGCAGATGCACGATATGTTATTCACCCATCAACAAGCCTTAGGCAGTGGCTATTTGGTGGAGTATGCCAATGATCTCGGACTCGATATCTGCCAGTTTTTGCGAGCCATCAGCAGACAAGTGCACCGCGATCGTATCAATGAGGATATCACCAGCGGAATGCAAAGTGGCGTCGAAGCTGCGCCAGCCCTGTTTATCAATGGGAGGCGGTATCGCGATCGCTGGGACATTGAGCCATTGATGGCAGCTATTGCCCCCAATTCAGGTGATTAA
- a CDS encoding response regulator transcription factor: MSQPATIQVLLVDDHAIVQQGLAAIINEESDMAVIGQAKNGVEAVQLFRQVQPDVTLMDLRMPQMGGVEAITAICTEFNTARIIVLTTYDGDEDIYRGLRAGSKGYLLKDCKPNELRTAIRTVHEGLQYIPPHVGAKLAQRMTHPELTDRELEVLQLVAQGMSNLEIGAALSITESTVKSNINRILSKLGAKDRTQATIIALKRGIASL, translated from the coding sequence ATGAGTCAACCAGCGACTATCCAGGTTCTGCTTGTGGATGATCATGCCATTGTCCAACAGGGATTGGCAGCTATCATCAATGAAGAATCGGATATGGCTGTCATTGGTCAGGCCAAGAATGGGGTTGAGGCAGTTCAGTTGTTCCGTCAAGTGCAACCCGACGTGACCTTAATGGACTTGCGGATGCCACAAATGGGAGGGGTGGAAGCAATTACGGCAATTTGCACTGAGTTCAATACCGCTCGCATCATTGTATTGACTACCTATGACGGAGATGAGGACATCTATCGGGGGTTGAGAGCAGGTTCAAAGGGATATTTACTTAAAGACTGTAAACCTAATGAACTGAGAACTGCGATTCGTACAGTTCACGAGGGGCTACAATATATTCCCCCTCACGTTGGGGCTAAGTTAGCACAGCGCATGACCCATCCAGAGCTGACCGATCGCGAATTAGAGGTGCTTCAGTTGGTCGCTCAGGGGATGAGCAATCTGGAAATCGGTGCTGCTTTGAGCATTACTGAAAGCACTGTCAAGTCCAACATCAACCGCATTTTAAGCAAGTTAGGCGCTAAAGACCGCACCCAGGCTACCATCATTGCCTTAAAGCGAGGAATTGCCAGTCTGTAA
- a CDS encoding alpha/beta fold hydrolase, producing MSYVTVGKENSGTIDIYYEDHGTGQPVVLIHGFPLNGHSWEKQVGVLLAAGYRVITYDRRGFGNSSQPSFGYDYDTFAADLNTLITELDLRDVLLVGFSMGTGEVTRYLGKYGSERVSKAVLMAPVPPFLLKTDDNPEGVDQSVFDGIMKSIVADRPAYLSTFLHNFFNVDVFLGDRISNEAIQMSWNVAAGASAKGTLDCVPSWLTDFRDDLPHIDVPTLIIQGEADRILPIASTGNRLPNLIKGSRLVVIPDGPHAINWTHAEQVNPALLDFLKEG from the coding sequence GTGTCTTACGTCACCGTTGGCAAAGAAAATTCTGGCACTATCGATATCTACTACGAAGACCACGGAACAGGTCAGCCTGTGGTTCTCATTCACGGTTTTCCGTTGAACGGACATTCCTGGGAAAAGCAAGTAGGGGTTTTGCTGGCAGCAGGCTACCGAGTCATCACGTACGATCGCCGGGGTTTTGGCAACTCTAGTCAGCCATCCTTTGGCTATGACTACGACACCTTCGCCGCAGATTTAAACACACTCATCACAGAACTGGACCTGCGTGATGTTTTGCTGGTTGGCTTCTCGATGGGGACGGGTGAAGTGACGCGCTATCTCGGCAAGTACGGCTCAGAGCGGGTGAGTAAAGCAGTACTAATGGCTCCGGTGCCCCCCTTCCTGTTGAAGACCGACGATAACCCGGAAGGAGTGGATCAAAGCGTCTTCGATGGCATTATGAAGAGCATTGTCGCAGACCGTCCCGCCTATCTCTCTACATTTCTTCACAATTTCTTTAATGTCGATGTATTTCTCGGCGATCGCATCAGCAATGAGGCCATCCAGATGAGTTGGAATGTTGCGGCAGGAGCTTCTGCGAAAGGAACCTTGGACTGTGTACCCTCCTGGTTGACCGATTTCCGGGATGACTTGCCCCACATTGATGTGCCAACCCTGATCATTCAAGGGGAGGCTGATCGCATCCTGCCGATCGCTTCCACTGGTAACAGGTTACCGAATCTCATTAAAGGTAGTCGTCTAGTGGTGATACCTGATGGTCCTCACGCTATCAACTGGACTCATGCAGAACAAGTCAACCCCGCACTGCTAGACTTTCTCAAAGAGGGATAA
- a CDS encoding alpha/beta fold hydrolase, with translation MITYCTIAIDSLDIFYREVGSRDNPTILLLHRFPTSSHMFRNLMPALADKFHLIAPDYPGLSFHLVPNLWAGRE, from the coding sequence ATGATCACATATTGCACGATCGCGATCGATAGTTTAGATATCTTTTATCGAGAAGTTGGTTCCCGTGACAATCCAACGATTTTGCTGTTGCACCGCTTCCCGACCTCCTCTCACATGTTCCGCAATCTCATGCCTGCGCTTGCTGATAAATTCCATCTGATCGCACCGGATTATCCGGGCTTATCTTTTCACTTAGTTCCTAATCTTTGGGCGGGAAGGGAGTAA
- a CDS encoding TetR/AcrR family transcriptional regulator, which yields METRKLHTAQGRPRAFDIDEALEKALQVFWRKGYLGTSLTELTEAMGINRPSLYAAFGNKETLFRKVLDLYQEQQTPYMAQALKEPTARKVIERMMYGVVDLLTNPDNPPRCLYAQTVLSCADPSDPLYQELAERRILIEATICDRFERAIAEGDLSSDTDPAALARFVLTVNFGMSVQASSGASRADLLQVVEMALQACSNL from the coding sequence ATGGAAACGAGAAAACTTCACACTGCTCAGGGACGTCCTCGCGCTTTCGATATCGACGAAGCCTTAGAAAAAGCTCTACAGGTGTTTTGGCGCAAGGGCTATCTGGGAACATCCTTGACCGAACTCACGGAGGCAATGGGGATTAACCGTCCCAGCCTCTATGCGGCTTTTGGTAATAAGGAAACTCTATTTCGTAAGGTGCTCGATCTTTACCAAGAGCAACAAACACCCTACATGGCCCAAGCTCTAAAGGAGCCGACTGCCCGTAAAGTGATCGAGCGAATGATGTATGGGGTGGTTGATTTGCTGACGAATCCAGACAATCCGCCAAGATGCCTCTATGCCCAAACTGTGCTTTCATGTGCTGATCCAAGCGATCCACTCTATCAAGAACTGGCAGAACGCCGAATATTAATCGAGGCAACAATTTGCGATCGCTTTGAGCGGGCGATCGCGGAAGGGGATTTGTCGTCTGATACTGACCCCGCTGCCTTGGCCCGCTTTGTCCTAACTGTCAACTTTGGCATGTCCGTCCAAGCCTCCAGTGGAGCCAGCCGCGCAGACCTCCTACAGGTGGTTGAGATGGCATTGCAAGCTTGTTCCAATCTATGA
- a CDS encoding DUF981 family protein: MFIDYITLMLINLAAGLALLAAYVYFGLGESNQRRWIPGFGVVGAIALVTGLHMTLTWPVIGSFNIAFGETTVLFGILLVGTSLALAMGWDLLTLGAYGFFAGLVSLVIGFRIINLGAIPISLLAGLGFILVGLGGVFSAPTLYFKKNWFLRSIGAIVLITAALIFTFIGLSSYWAHLANFSTWQPMPK; this comes from the coding sequence ATGTTTATTGATTACATTACACTCATGCTCATTAACCTGGCGGCTGGCCTGGCTCTATTAGCTGCCTATGTGTATTTCGGTCTGGGTGAGTCAAATCAGAGACGTTGGATTCCAGGCTTCGGGGTCGTGGGTGCGATCGCGTTAGTCACTGGCTTACACATGACGTTGACTTGGCCTGTGATTGGTAGTTTCAATATTGCTTTTGGTGAAACAACAGTCCTGTTTGGCATTCTCCTCGTCGGAACTTCACTCGCTCTGGCAATGGGTTGGGACCTGCTGACCCTCGGTGCTTATGGCTTCTTTGCAGGACTTGTATCGCTTGTAATTGGCTTTCGTATCATCAACCTAGGCGCAATACCGATTTCCCTGTTGGCAGGACTTGGGTTCATTCTAGTTGGTCTCGGAGGAGTTTTCTCTGCCCCAACGCTCTACTTCAAGAAGAATTGGTTTCTGCGAAGTATTGGAGCAATTGTATTAATTACGGCAGCTCTCATCTTTACGTTTATTGGATTGAGTTCTTACTGGGCACACCTTGCTAACTTCTCGACGTGGCAACCCATGCCAAAGTAG
- a CDS encoding alpha/beta hydrolase, whose translation MLIRAEVATSKEVTQSSNSKPAIVLVHGTFADATSWQHIIPLLEQDGYTVTAVQNTLTSLPEDIATTKRVIDAQKGAVVVVGHSYGGSVITSAAATNPQVKALVYIAGFAPEAGEKISELNGRYAAPPLSTAIVPDTAGFLFIDRAKLHEFFAQDVSLAEARVMAATQKPVASIAFNQAVDRAAWKTIPSWYLVTQEDRAINPELERFMAKRIGAKTSEIKSSHVPFVSHPKEVAKFIEAAATAAMKAS comes from the coding sequence GTGCTGATACGTGCAGAAGTAGCCACTTCTAAGGAAGTAACCCAAAGCTCCAACTCCAAACCCGCGATCGTTCTGGTTCACGGTACCTTCGCTGATGCCACATCCTGGCAACACATCATTCCGTTGCTAGAACAAGATGGCTACACTGTGACGGCTGTGCAGAATACGCTCACCTCTCTCCCAGAAGATATTGCCACCACTAAGCGAGTGATTGATGCTCAGAAGGGTGCTGTCGTGGTGGTTGGACATTCTTATGGGGGAAGCGTGATTACGAGCGCGGCAGCTACCAACCCACAAGTCAAGGCATTGGTTTATATCGCTGGTTTTGCCCCCGAAGCAGGCGAAAAAATTAGTGAGTTGAATGGTAGGTATGCAGCCCCCCCACTCAGCACCGCAATTGTGCCTGATACCGCAGGCTTTCTCTTCATTGATCGAGCCAAGCTACATGAGTTCTTTGCTCAGGATGTTTCCTTAGCTGAGGCCCGAGTGATGGCAGCGACCCAAAAGCCAGTCGCTAGTATCGCTTTCAATCAAGCAGTGGATCGCGCTGCCTGGAAAACAATTCCCTCCTGGTATCTCGTGACTCAAGAAGACCGGGCGATCAACCCTGAACTTGAGCGCTTTATGGCAAAACGCATCGGTGCCAAAACTAGCGAGATCAAGTCCAGTCATGTGCCCTTTGTCTCTCATCCCAAAGAGGTTGCTAAATTTATCGAGGCGGCTGCAACTGCTGCGATGAAAGCATCCTAG
- a CDS encoding MOSC domain-containing protein, with protein MKLISVNVGLPREVTWKGKTVRTGIFKEPVPASARVMVRSLNLDGDGQADLLVHGGLDKAIYVYPFEHYDYWRAELPDTDLTLGIFGENLTITGLREDEVNIGDRFQIGTVKLMVTQPRLPCYKLGIRFGRPDMVKRFLASRRTGFYFSVLQEGEVGTGDTLELVSRDNNKITVADITQLYVREKNNPELLHRATQLEALPKSWRDYFQEQSRRQDG; from the coding sequence ATGAAACTCATCTCTGTCAATGTGGGGCTGCCACGGGAAGTGACCTGGAAAGGGAAAACAGTGAGAACTGGAATCTTCAAAGAGCCAGTCCCAGCCAGTGCAAGGGTGATGGTGCGATCGCTGAACCTAGACGGGGATGGCCAAGCTGATCTCTTGGTTCATGGGGGATTAGACAAAGCAATTTATGTCTATCCTTTTGAGCATTATGATTACTGGCGCGCTGAGTTGCCTGACACAGACCTAACGCTAGGCATTTTTGGTGAAAATCTCACAATCACTGGACTGAGAGAAGACGAAGTAAACATTGGCGATCGCTTTCAGATTGGCACAGTCAAACTGATGGTGACACAACCTCGCCTCCCTTGCTACAAACTGGGGATTCGGTTTGGGCGACCCGATATGGTAAAGCGATTTCTCGCCAGTCGTCGCACTGGATTTTACTTTTCCGTTTTGCAAGAAGGAGAAGTCGGAACGGGAGACACTCTAGAGTTGGTGAGCCGAGATAACAACAAGATCACGGTTGCCGACATCACTCAGCTTTATGTGCGTGAGAAAAACAATCCAGAGCTACTTCACCGCGCAACTCAACTCGAAGCTTTACCCAAAAGTTGGCGCGACTATTTCCAGGAACAAAGTCGTCGTCAAGATGGGTAG
- a CDS encoding AAA family ATPase, with translation MISLPNVIVQGKLYESRNSLVYRGIRKSDHLPIILKVLKQDYPTPSELIRYKQEYEITQSLNLEGVIKAYAQQDYQRTLVILLEDFGGKSLEKWIRDAAKSYCPMPLPEFLRFAITVTKILGDIHTANVIHKDINPSNIVLNPQTGQVKVIDFGISTRLGRTNPTFNNPHILEGTLAYISPEQTGRMNRSLDYRTDFYSLGITFYELLTGQLPFPTADILELVHCHIAKQPVPPHELNAEIPKAMSDMVLKLMAKNAEDRYQSAWGIKADLELCAQQLTETDLIGNLQLGLHDVSDQFQIPQKLYGRSAEIAALLASFDRVAARIKTGITEIKREENTGDIDISRSSIPIPSERLLVSGYAGVGKSALVQELYKPITARRGYFVSGKFDQLQRNTPYSAIAHALQKLVQQLLGEPDEQLQQWRSRLLAALGSNGQLVVDVIPELELIVGKQPPVIEVGATEAQNRFNRIFQQFLRVFCSESHPLVIFLDDLQWIDSATLKLIGLMLLDEQAQSLFLIGAYRDNEVHPTHPLTLALESLRKQGAVFQEIVLRPLMLEPLSQLLAETLHQDVETVRSLAQLVLRKTEGTPFFVNEFLRMLYGQNLLTFDAAHRSWQWNIAQIEAQNITDNVVDLMLVKLKKLPKDTQRLLRLAACIGSEFDLDTLALVCEQSSNRVFRDLLPALQEGFIQPLSELDQDLLFQQYKFLHDRVQQTAYALIDPSQKHIIHLQIGRNLLEKTLLEPLSDWLFKSVDHLNYGINLVTDADERIEIAKLNLMAGRKAKAAIAYRAAKKYLAQGREWLTFSSWQSHYNLTLELYIETTEVSYLCGEFEDVEQWAGVALIEAKTVLDSVKLYEIKVQAYIAQKQLVKAINTALQVLQQLGISFPKTPTPSEIRRELDATTSLFDNCQIGDLIHLPEMIELEKLAAMRILSSITITAQIAAPNLTPLLASKQVNLSILYGNAFVSPFAYATFGLILCGVVGNIESGYEFGQLAIRLLSQCHTHALKARTLNIVNNFIIHWKEHARELLKPLLEGYQSGLETGDLEFAAYCAYTYCFQSYANGKELIEVEHNMAIYGEAIRQIKQETAYTWNQIFRQAIINLTGQSANPTQLVGESYNEDNELPKYESRNDGSSIFSVYFNKLFLCYLFSEYAQAVENGVLAGSYLIRLTGTSLEPLYYLYISLARLAIYPESSNQVQKELLQEVTLSQEKMKLWAHHAPMNYLHKYNLVQAETAQVLGQWFEAEEFYEQAIQGARENEYIQEEALAYELAAKHYLARGREKFAQTYMKEAHYCYERWGATVKVKDLETRYPQFFPQASDVVSPTYKTSETTSNRSDLALDLAAVLKASQAISSEIELDQLLRSLMQILIETAGAQTGCLILENAGEWAIEAACELSQGENVCTTRVLQSLPTTNHLPESIIQYVIRTHESVILNDATREGNFIHDPYIQHHKTRSLLCLPLLNQSKLVGVLYLENQLATGVFSPERSQVLNLLSSQAAIAIENAKLYSKLRTSESHMTQFLEAVQVGIGVLDATGRPYYVNQRGTQLLGKGIDPVASPDYFSEIYQVYLSGTNQIYPTEKMPIVRALNGERTRIDDMEIHQNDKIIPVEVWGTPIFDEQGNVTYAIAAFQDITERRQTEQLLTDYNRTLEQQVAERTVALQKSEAELRRREQELRLITDTLPALVAYVDGNRRYQFINRTYEVWFNRSRDEILGRYVHELLDETVYQRVEPFIHQVFTGQTVSLEAEVPFPVGKKSISATLIPDFDVNAQVGGFYSLITDISDQKRAEEASILEERNRMAREIHDTLAQAFTGILLHTGAATELMTKKPETAQAHLETVDELARTGLAEARRSVTTLRPKLLEEGNLYHALNHLTHQMKSSTKTHLTCQTIGEVYALLPDVENNLLRIGQEALTNAIKYANATEICIELVYEKTQCLLRVKDDGQGFEVEVYPTQGFGLLGMSERVEQIGGELTISSQPNQGTEIIVIVNRE, from the coding sequence ATGATTTCCTTACCAAACGTCATTGTTCAAGGAAAGCTTTACGAAAGCCGCAACTCTCTGGTTTACCGAGGGATTAGAAAATCAGATCACTTGCCGATCATCCTCAAAGTTCTTAAGCAAGACTATCCCACTCCATCCGAACTGATTCGTTATAAGCAGGAATATGAAATCACCCAATCACTTAATCTTGAGGGAGTGATCAAAGCTTACGCACAGCAGGATTATCAAAGAACGCTCGTCATTCTTCTAGAAGATTTTGGTGGCAAGTCCTTAGAAAAATGGATTCGGGACGCTGCTAAGTCATACTGCCCCATGCCTCTACCTGAGTTTCTGCGTTTTGCAATTACGGTTACGAAGATCTTGGGGGACATTCATACTGCCAACGTAATTCATAAAGATATCAACCCCAGTAATATCGTGCTCAATCCCCAAACGGGACAAGTTAAAGTTATCGATTTTGGTATTTCTACACGTCTGGGTCGCACTAATCCTACCTTTAACAACCCCCATATTCTAGAAGGTACTTTAGCGTACATTTCCCCAGAGCAAACTGGGCGCATGAACCGCTCGTTGGATTATCGCACTGATTTTTATTCCCTCGGTATCACCTTCTACGAACTGCTCACTGGACAGTTACCGTTTCCTACCGCTGACATTCTTGAATTAGTTCATTGTCACATCGCCAAACAACCTGTGCCGCCGCATGAGTTGAATGCAGAGATTCCTAAAGCCATGTCAGATATGGTTTTAAAGCTGATGGCGAAAAATGCGGAAGATCGCTATCAGAGTGCATGGGGCATCAAAGCGGATTTAGAACTCTGTGCTCAGCAGTTAACAGAAACAGATCTAATAGGTAACTTGCAGCTGGGGTTGCATGATGTTTCTGATCAGTTTCAAATTCCCCAAAAATTGTATGGACGCAGCGCAGAGATTGCGGCCCTACTGGCATCATTTGACAGAGTGGCCGCAAGAATTAAAACAGGGATAACAGAAATAAAAAGGGAAGAAAACACAGGGGATATAGATATCTCTCGTTCCTCGATTCCTATACCTTCTGAAAGGTTGCTCGTCTCTGGCTATGCTGGTGTTGGCAAATCAGCTCTGGTTCAGGAACTTTACAAACCTATCACAGCAAGACGTGGCTATTTTGTCTCTGGTAAGTTTGACCAATTGCAGCGCAATACTCCCTATAGTGCGATCGCCCATGCTCTACAAAAATTAGTGCAACAACTGCTGGGCGAACCCGATGAGCAGTTGCAACAGTGGCGATCGCGCCTACTTGCAGCGTTGGGAAGCAATGGGCAACTAGTTGTTGATGTGATTCCTGAATTGGAATTGATTGTAGGCAAACAGCCCCCTGTCATAGAAGTGGGAGCAACAGAAGCACAGAATCGTTTCAACCGCATCTTTCAGCAATTTTTACGGGTGTTTTGTTCAGAGTCACATCCTTTAGTAATCTTTTTAGATGATTTGCAGTGGATCGACTCCGCCACGCTGAAGCTAATTGGACTGATGTTACTGGATGAACAAGCCCAATCGCTATTTTTGATCGGAGCCTATCGAGATAATGAAGTACATCCAACTCATCCATTGACTTTAGCGCTAGAGAGCTTACGGAAACAGGGAGCGGTGTTTCAAGAAATTGTTCTTCGACCTTTAATGCTAGAACCGTTAAGCCAGTTGCTTGCTGAGACACTACATCAGGATGTTGAAACCGTTCGTTCTCTAGCTCAGTTAGTATTGCGTAAAACCGAGGGCACCCCTTTCTTTGTCAATGAATTTTTGCGAATGTTGTATGGCCAAAATCTGTTGACTTTTGATGCTGCACACCGAAGCTGGCAGTGGAACATTGCTCAGATTGAAGCCCAGAATATCACTGATAATGTCGTAGATCTGATGCTAGTCAAGTTGAAGAAACTGCCAAAGGACACGCAGCGTCTTTTGCGGCTAGCCGCTTGTATTGGATCTGAATTTGATTTGGATACTTTAGCGCTCGTTTGTGAGCAGTCTTCCAACAGAGTATTTCGAGATTTGCTGCCAGCGCTCCAGGAAGGATTTATTCAGCCTCTCTCTGAATTAGATCAAGACCTATTATTTCAGCAATACAAGTTCCTGCACGATCGCGTCCAGCAAACTGCTTATGCTTTGATTGATCCATCACAAAAACACATTATTCATCTGCAAATTGGTCGCAATCTCCTCGAAAAAACTTTATTAGAACCTCTGTCAGACTGGCTATTTAAATCAGTTGATCATCTAAACTACGGGATTAACCTTGTTACTGATGCTGATGAACGAATTGAGATTGCCAAGTTAAATTTGATGGCAGGGCGTAAGGCAAAAGCCGCGATCGCCTACAGAGCAGCAAAAAAATATTTAGCTCAAGGAAGAGAATGGCTAACATTTTCTAGCTGGCAGAGTCATTATAACCTAACCTTAGAGTTGTATATAGAAACCACAGAAGTTTCGTATTTATGTGGTGAGTTTGAAGATGTAGAGCAGTGGGCAGGAGTTGCTCTGATAGAAGCCAAAACGGTTCTCGATAGCGTAAAGCTCTACGAAATTAAAGTTCAAGCATACATCGCGCAGAAACAGCTAGTAAAAGCCATTAACACTGCATTACAAGTTTTGCAGCAGCTAGGAATTAGTTTCCCTAAAACGCCCACCCCATCGGAAATTCGCCGTGAACTAGACGCGACCACATCTCTCTTTGACAATTGCCAGATCGGGGACTTAATCCATTTGCCAGAAATGATCGAACTGGAAAAATTAGCGGCGATGCGAATCCTATCCAGCATCACGATCACTGCCCAAATCGCTGCTCCTAATTTGACACCGCTACTTGCATCCAAACAGGTCAACCTGTCTATTCTGTATGGCAATGCATTTGTGTCTCCCTTTGCTTACGCCACCTTTGGGTTAATTCTTTGTGGTGTGGTCGGAAACATAGAGTCTGGCTATGAGTTCGGACAGCTTGCTATAAGGCTTTTATCACAGTGTCATACCCATGCCTTGAAAGCCAGGACTTTGAATATCGTAAATAATTTTATTATTCACTGGAAAGAACATGCTAGAGAGCTATTGAAGCCTTTGTTAGAAGGCTATCAAAGCGGGCTAGAAACTGGAGATTTAGAATTTGCTGCCTATTGTGCTTATACTTACTGCTTTCAATCCTATGCGAATGGAAAAGAACTCATAGAAGTTGAACACAATATGGCGATCTATGGAGAAGCAATTCGTCAAATTAAGCAAGAAACAGCATATACCTGGAATCAGATATTTCGGCAGGCCATCATAAACTTGACAGGACAATCGGCCAACCCAACCCAACTAGTTGGCGAATCCTACAATGAGGACAATGAACTGCCAAAATACGAATCCAGAAATGATGGAAGCAGCATCTTTTCTGTCTATTTTAACAAACTTTTCCTATGCTACCTTTTTTCTGAATATGCTCAAGCTGTTGAAAACGGAGTCCTAGCGGGAAGTTATCTGATTCGATTAACAGGCACATCTCTTGAGCCTCTGTACTATCTCTATATTTCTCTCGCAAGGCTCGCAATATATCCTGAAAGCAGCAATCAAGTACAGAAAGAACTCCTCCAAGAAGTTACCCTAAGCCAGGAGAAAATGAAGCTATGGGCACATCATGCGCCAATGAACTATTTGCATAAATATAATTTAGTTCAAGCAGAGACGGCACAAGTTTTGGGGCAGTGGTTTGAGGCGGAGGAGTTTTATGAACAAGCGATTCAAGGAGCTAGGGAAAATGAATATATTCAGGAAGAGGCATTAGCATACGAATTGGCTGCAAAACATTATTTGGCGCGTGGTCGCGAAAAGTTTGCTCAAACCTACATGAAAGAAGCTCACTACTGTTATGAACGTTGGGGAGCCACAGTGAAGGTGAAAGATTTAGAAACTCGCTACCCACAGTTTTTTCCTCAAGCGTCTGATGTGGTTTCGCCAACCTATAAAACTTCTGAAACCACCTCTAATCGCTCAGACCTTGCTTTAGATTTAGCGGCTGTGCTGAAAGCCTCTCAGGCGATATCCAGTGAAATTGAATTGGATCAGTTGCTCCGCTCCTTAATGCAAATTTTAATCGAGACTGCTGGGGCTCAAACCGGATGCTTGATTTTAGAAAATGCAGGTGAATGGGCGATCGAAGCAGCTTGTGAACTTAGTCAAGGAGAGAACGTCTGTACTACGAGAGTGCTGCAATCGCTTCCAACGACAAATCATCTACCAGAATCAATTATTCAGTATGTGATTCGAACTCACGAATCTGTCATCTTGAATGACGCTACTCGTGAAGGCAATTTTATTCATGATCCCTATATTCAGCACCACAAAACTCGATCGCTTCTCTGTTTACCGCTGCTGAATCAAAGTAAGCTTGTGGGCGTGCTGTACCTGGAAAATCAATTAGCAACCGGAGTTTTTTCACCAGAGCGATCGCAGGTGTTGAATCTACTATCTAGCCAGGCAGCGATCGCCATTGAAAATGCCAAACTTTACTCCAAGCTCCGCACAAGTGAAAGCCACATGACACAATTTCTAGAAGCCGTTCAAGTGGGAATTGGGGTATTAGATGCAACAGGCCGCCCCTACTATGTCAATCAACGGGGAACTCAATTATTGGGAAAAGGTATTGACCCTGTCGCGTCACCAGACTATTTTTCGGAGATCTATCAAGTTTATCTATCAGGCACCAATCAGATATATCCAACTGAGAAAATGCCAATCGTCCGAGCGCTGAATGGTGAACGCACTAGGATTGATGATATGGAGATTCATCAAAACGACAAAATCATTCCAGTTGAAGTCTGGGGAACACCAATCTTTGACGAACAGGGTAATGTGACATATGCGATTGCAGCCTTTCAAGACATTACGGAACGTAGACAAACCGAACAACTCCTAACCGATTACAACCGTACCTTAGAGCAACAAGTGGCGGAACGAACGGTAGCCCTACAGAAAAGCGAAGCCGAACTGCGTCGTCGAGAACAAGAACTACGGCTGATCACCGACACTCTCCCTGCTCTAGTCGCTTATGTAGATGGCAATCGTCGCTATCAATTTATTAACCGTACCTACGAGGTCTGGTTCAATCGCAGTCGAGATGAGATTTTAGGTAGATACGTCCATGAATTGCTCGATGAAACCGTTTATCAGAGAGTTGAACCGTTTATTCATCAAGTATTTACAGGGCAAACTGTAAGCCTGGAAGCAGAAGTTCCCTTCCCAGTGGGTAAAAAGTCCATCAGTGCTACCTTGATCCCCGATTTTGATGTCAATGCTCAAGTGGGAGGATTCTACAGCCTCATCACAGACATCAGCGACCAAAAACGTGCCGAAGAAGCCTCCATTCTAGAAGAGCGCAACCGCATGGCGCGAGAAATTCACGATACATTGGCGCAAGCCTTTACAGGCATTCTGCTGCATACTGGAGCAGCGACAGAGTTAATGACCAAGAAACCAGAGACTGCTCAGGCACACCTGGAAACTGTGGATGAATTAGCCCGCACCGGATTAGCTGAAGCCCGCCGATCCGTGACGACCCTCCGACCTAAATTGTTGGAGGAGGGAAACTTGTATCATGCGCTCAATCATCTAACTCATCAAATGAAGTCTTCCACAAAGACTCATCTCACCTGTCAAACCATTGGTGAAGTTTATGCTTTACTACCCGATGTGGAAAATAACCTATTACGTATCGGACAAGAAGCTTTAACCAACGCCATTAAATATGCCAACGCCACTGAAATTTGTATTGAGTTGGTGTACGAGAAGACGCAATGTCTATTACGAGTGAAAGATGATGGACAAGGGTTTGAAGTGGAAGTATACCCAACTCAGGGATTTGGTTTACTGGGGATGAGTGAACGGGTTGAGCAGATTGGCGGTGAATTAACCATCAGCAGCCAGCCGAATCAAGGTACAGAAATCATTGTCATCGTAAACCGGGAGTAA